One window of Bombus pyrosoma isolate SC7728 unplaced genomic scaffold, ASM1482585v1 HiC_scaffold_4726, whole genome shotgun sequence genomic DNA carries:
- the LOC122577514 gene encoding uncharacterized protein LOC122577514 — MGGELNDLNMENQEKPIPMSNPVEMEEIQFCFCTQITQAVYCFIDYYLCRDCYDHLDSVERDLYDDLPRHFLCEKTARIRVSHCKMGNPFRGHEERDGAYQNFSEELFVNHPELYNELLYRYCVRLTQHAYYSVNGSLCQDCYYDLDPDDQELYEESKNHYSCKRSGYIQAAYCGLCDIRIAQLQDAITCSECIEEYLELMLN, encoded by the exons aTGGGTGGTGAACTCAACGACttaaatatggaaaatcaagaaaaacCCATACCTATGTCCAATCCAgtggaaatggaagaaatccAATTCTGTTTTTGTACCCAAATAACACAAGCCGTCTATTGTTTCATCGATTACTACCTTTGTCGAGATTGTTACGACCATTTAGACTCAGTCGAGCGAGATCTCTACGATGACCTGCCAAGACACTTTTTATGCGAAAAAACCGCAAGGATTCGAGTATCGCACTGTA AGATGGGAAACCCCTTCCGAGGACACGAGGAAAGGGATGGAGCATACCAAAACTTTTCCGAAGAATTATTCGTCAATCACCCTGAATTATACAACGAACTACTCTATCGTTATTGCGTCCGCCTGACTCAACATGCATATTATTCCGTCAATGGATCACTCTGTCAAGATTGCTATTACGATTTAGACCCAGACGATCAAGAATTATATGAAGAATCTAAAAATCATTACTCATGCAAGCGTTCAGGATATATCCAAGCGGCATATTGCGGATTATGCGACATACGTATCGCACAATTGCAGGACGCGATAACGTGCTCCGAATGCATAGAAGAATATCTAGAActtatgttaaattaa